TCTCCGGCGGGCTGACCGAGCTTCACCGCGTATTGAAGCCCGGCGGCATGGGTGTGATTCTCGAGTTTACTCCGGATCGCTCTAAGATCATTGACAAAATTTTCAAATTCTACATGTGGTGGGTCATGCGTCCGGTTGGTGGAGCAGTCTCTGACGATCGCGAAGCATACAAGTATTTGGCTGAGACGATTCAGAAGTTTCCGTCATCAGACAAACTGATTGAGATCTTTAAGCAAGCAGGCTTCTCGCGCGTTGAAGCCGTGCCGCTGTCACTCGGAATTGCGACCCGCTTCATTCTGACTAAATAGAACCACATGCAGCCGCGACGCGAACTAAGCTGGTTAGATGTACCGGCATTGAGTTTCGCGATGGCTGGCATCGTTGGCGCGGTCGGCTCCCTGTTTGTTGCGGTCCCGCGGTTTTTTCTCTTAGCTGTGTGCATAAGCGCGGTTGGTGCCGCGTTAACCGCACTGCTGATCGCCCGCCGCCGCGGCGTTGTCGTAGGTTTGACGTACTTCACGGTGGCATGCATCGTATGCTTGCGAGGCTCGTCGGACATCGCCCGATATGAACGCGCGAGCTTCGTTGCCCAAGATCCCGACACCGCGGCAGTTCATTGTCGCGGTGTTGTCATATGGAAAGAAGAGTCTGGACATAGTGGGCGAGTAACAAGGCTTTTGCTCTCCAATCTAAAACTCACCCTGCCGGACACAACCCTGTACGTCGGGAAATTATATCTCCGGCTCAATGTCCCCGCAAACATCGCAGATCAGTGCGAGATTGGGGACGTGATCGCGTGCGAGGCGAGAATTCAATCCGCCGAGTATTACCAGCGGCGCACGGTGCGTGAATTGTGTTGGACGTTGCGCGATAGACTAATCGGTACGGCGAAACTTGCGGGCGACGAATCATTCGTAGTGGTTCACGGCACATACAATATGCGGCGAGCGACCTACGACATTCGCAACAAGATATTCGGAGTGTTTGAACAATATCTCCGGCCTGATGCGCGCGCGGTGGCGGGAGCATTGTTGCTTGGATCACGAACGGCTTTCTCGACTGATTTTCGGAATGATTTACAGACAACGGGGCTCGCGCATCTATTTGCACTGAGCGGACTGAACACTGGCTTACTCGTCTCACTATTCTGGCTCGTATTGGGATGGTTACGAATTCCGCGCAGGCTGCGCTATCTGGTGCTGCTCATGTTGTTGGCGTTCTACACTGCGCTGGGACTCGGAGTTCCTTCGCTTCTTAGATCGTCCGTCATGGCAGCTCTGCTGATTACGTCCAGATTGCTTGCGCGGCCGAATCATCCTCTTAATCTTTTGCTTTTTGCGGCGGGGCTTGAGCTGCTTGTTTGGCCCTTGCACATTCTTGACGCAGGTTTTCATTTGAGCTATTTGTCAATGGCCGGAATTCTTGCGGCTTATCTTGCGCTGCACAAACCCATTCAAGATATTGTTCACATTAGGAACACGAGCCTTGCGGGACGCACCGTTGAAACGCTGACAAGCACACTCGGTGCGCAATTGGCAACTGCGCCGTCCGTTGCGCTGATGTTTGGGCGAGTTCCTGGACTCGCGATCGTTGCCAATGTCATAGCAATTCCGATCTTCTCGTTGTTGCTTGTTCTGATACTTGTTTTACTTTTGTTGGCGCCGCTCAATGACTTTCTCGCGTCAGCATTTGCTAGATCGATAGAAGCACTCGTTTCCGTATTTGCGGTTGTGACGAGTGTTGCCGCGAAAGTCGTCGGCGCGAGCTTCGCAAGTCTTCAACATTGGTTCTGGACAGCGCTGGCGATAGTGACACAACTTGCCGGAATTGTCTTTGCTTTTGTTGGACGGGGTAAGATTGCCCTGACATTCGCACTGATCGCCGTCAATCTGCTTTTGTGGCCATCGCGGTTTGTTTCGGAACCGACGGCACGCATTACTTCCATCGGAGCTGATGGAGCGGAGTGCTATCTCGTGCACTTTGGCGAAATTAATCTTCTGATGGGATCAGGACCGGAATGGGAAGCGGAGCGGCGCGCGTATCAAGTCACCGATGCACTGCAATCAATAGGCGCAGCAAGGTTGAATATGCTGGTCGCTTTTGACAGAAAAGCTACCGACATTGGCGCGGCGCCTGCAATAATTGATGCAGCAAAACCCGAACTCGTGCTCGATTTCGCGCTTCCCCGTGACACGAGAACTTCTGACCGCCTGGATGCGGCATGTTTGCTCGCGGGGGCGAAACTGCTCTCGGGACGGGTCGGGGAAATGTGGAATGTGGAGAACACTCGAGTTGAGATTGTCGACATGGATGCACAAGCCAAAAGATTCACAATCGAACTTACCGAGGGTATCGAGTGTCTGAGAATTTCGTACAACGGCGTTCAAATTGAAAACATAGAACACTCTGTGACCTTTCACGACTGCCATTTAAGTGCGCCATTGGAGTTTTCTGCATCTATACGATCGTGGACAAAGAAAGAAAACACTTGGCACGGAGAAGCGCCGAAAGCTCTCGAGTTAGCGCGACTAATGTCCCTGCCGACGGGTCCCAAGGTTTGAGAAATGCTTGAACCCAAATTCACCGAAATAGAGGACCGCGTCGAGCTCGCGTTGATTGCCTCGGGCTACGGATCAATCCTCGGTTGTGATGAGGCCGGTCGTGGACCGTTGGCCGGTCCGGTCGTTGCGTCGGCAGTGGAGTTTCGCGACTGCGACGTGATTTGGAAATGCAAGGATTCAAAAAGTCTGACACCCAACGCACGCGCGGAGCTTTTTGATCAGTTGGTTTCGTCCGTCCGCTTTTCCATATCGAGTCTTGACGCCCACCAAATCGATGAACTCAACATACGTGTTGCATCACTTCAAGCGATGACGAATGCCGCTCTCGACTTATCTGCGACACCTGATCTTGTTTTGGTCGATGGACGGGACCGTTTACCGCAAATCGTAACAAGTCGTGCGATCGTCAAAGGTGATGCACGAGTCGCGACAATTGCTGCCGCGTCCATCATTGCGAAAGTTACTCGCGACCGGTTAATGCTCACATTTCATGAACAGTATCCCGAGTATGGTTTTGACAGACATTTCGGGTATCCGACCGCAGAACACCGTAAGAAATTGTTACAGTTCGGCCCCTGTCCCATTCATCGAAGGAGCTACCGCGGTGTTCGCGAACTTGTTGAAAATTCTTAGACGAAAAGAGAGGGCGCTTTCCGATCAAGAGCATGGAGCTTGGGGCGAAGAGCTTGCTTCGCGGCACCTTGCGAGCAAGGGACTAAAGATCATTGACCGGAATTGGCGCAACAAGGCGGGCGAACTGGACTTGGTGGCCCGTACGGACGAGTTGCTGATTTTCGTCGAAGTAAAATCGTCTCGCCATGAGTCAGAGTATCTTCCAGAACACCGCGTAAATTGGAAGAAGCAGCACAAAATTAAGCGGCTGGCTGCGGCATATTGCAAATCCCATCGATTAGACCAGCCAATTCGATATGATATTGTCAGCGTAGTCGGTGAAGGCAAACACATACAAATCAGGCACATTGAGAACGCGTTTTCATAAAATAGTAGTTTCAGCGCTTGTCTTATGCGTTGCCTTTTCTGCGCGGGCCGCAGTTGTCCTGTCAGAGATCATGTATGATCCGGCGGGCGATGAGGCAACTGACGAATTCGTTGAACTCTATAACAACTCCGCATTGCCGGTGCAATTGCAGGGTTGGACAATTTCCGATGGCGCAACAGAAGATACGCTTGCCGATGCGGGACAAGGTTTGCTCGCGGCGCCAAATCAATTCATATTGATAATTGATCCCGACTACGTCGAAAGCGGAAGCACCACTTATGACGGATTGGTACCCGAATCGGCTTTGATAGTCACCATTAGTAACAATACATTTGGAAGTCGCGGCCTTTCAAACAGTTCGCCCGAGACGATCAGCATAAGAAACGCCACAGGCTCTTTGGTTGCGCAATACACCTATTCGATAGAAAACGAGTCCGGTCATTCTGACGAGAAAATCCGCCTTGCTGCGCCTGACGATTCTTCCAACTGGCACAGCAGTCTTGAAGTCAACGGCACGCCGGGTCGAAGAAACAGTGTAACTCCCCCTGATCGCGATTTGAGCATCGTCCTTATGCGCGCAACCCCGGATTACCCTCTCGCGAATTCTAACTATGAGCTTGAAGTAGTAATTGTCAATACCGGTCTGCAAAGTTTGAGTTCAACTGTTGTAATACACGCCGACTCTTCAGATGGCGCCGTTTACGTCTTAGACTCGCTCGAAACGACGCTCGTGCAGCCCGCGGATACGACGGTCTTGTCGCCCATTGTTCGAATGCCAAGTTCGGGCATCCACGAACTGCTCGCAGAACTTACCGTGCTTGACGACATTGCTTCAAACGACACATTATCTTTGCTAATCACCAGCGACATTTCGCAAAATGGCCTGCTCTTCAATGAGATAATGTCCGAGCCTTTGCCGGGAAGAGCTGAATGGGTCGAGTTTGCCGTCTTTGGATCCACTCCCGTTTCCACACGCGGAGTGTTCATTTCAGATGGGAACGGTATTGCTGACAGCACAAAGAGATTCGGACTGCCTGAATTGGTAGTTCTCCCCGGATCTTTCTTTGTTCTTGCTGCGGACAGTTCCGTGCTAATGGAAAACATTCCATTAGAGTCACGGCTCGTCATTTTAGATGCTTCGGGATTCACGCTCAATAACAGCGGCGACTCACTCGTCCTATACAATTCGAACGGCGACGTACTCGAACGGGTCGACTATCGCGGCAATTGGGGAAATGGTGAGGCCGGAGTTTCACTCGAGCGGCTTTCTTCTGAGATCCCAACAAACGAGGAGCAAAACTGGAAGTCGAGCGTCGACCCGACGGGATCAACACCCGGGCGGATGAACTCCCGAAGTATATCCTCGGCACACAGCCAAACCACGCTGTCTGTTGCGCCGTCTCCGTTTACTCCCAACGATGATGGCAAAGATGATGTCGCCGAAATTAGGTATCAATTGGAACAACCGGGCCACGCCGTTTCAGTCAAGATTTTTGACATTAGAGGAAGGGAGATCAATAGACTGACCGTCAGCAACAGTGCATCGAGTGGTGTTTTGCTGTGGGATGGCCGCAAGTCAAATGGCACGACCGCCCCTACGGCCCGCTATGTCGTCCTGCTAGAAGCCGAAAACGACAACGGATCAAATTCGACGGCCCGCACGACCGTCATCCTTGCCCGTCCCAAATGAGACTAGTTCAGCTTGAAAATATTGGCGTCTATTTCCCCGGACGCACGCTTTTTGAAAAGATTAATTGGGCAGTCTTTCGCAGCCAACGTGTTGGTTTGGTCGGCGTCAACGGCGCAGGCAAGAGTACGCTGTTGAAAATCATCGCGGGTGATTCGCAGCCTTCAGACGGGAAACTCGTCATGACACGCGACACGACCGTTGGTTATCTTCCGCAGAGCGGCATCTCGTTTCGCGGACGCGAGCTTTTTGCCGAAGCCTATTCAGGTTTGCCCGACATTCCACATCTTCAAGAACAGCTTGATCACTGCCGTGAAGAGCTCTCCAAGAAACCTGACGATCAAGAGTTGCTTGAGTTGGTCGGTGTACTGGAACATCGATTTCATATGCTTGAAGGTTACCGCGCCGAAGCCAAAGTCGCAAGCATTCTCGGCGGCCTCGGATTTCATGAGCGCGATTTCAGACGCGCCACCGACGAGTTTTCCGGAGGTTGGCAAATGCGTATCGCACTCTCGAAACTCCTGCTGCGCGATCCCGACATTCTGCTCCTCGACGAACCGACCAACCACCTCGATTTGCCGACGGTGGTATGGCTCGAAGGTTTCCTGAAAAGCTATGACGGTGCCGTGATTCTCGTTAGCCATGACCGCAAATTTTTGGACGGCATGGTGACAGAGATAGCGGAATTGCAGCACGGTGAATTGACCATTTACCCCGGTAATTATTCCGAGTACGAGTCGGGCAGGGAAGAGCGCGCCGAACTCCTGCACCGTGAACAAGAAAAGGTGGACGCCGAGCGCAAACACCTTGAGAAGTTCGTCGAGCGGTTTCGCTATAAAGCCAGCAAAGCGACGCAAGCACAGAGCCGCATCAAACGACTTGAAAAACTCGAAGATGTCGAGCAGCTCTCCGGCACAAAGAAAATTCACTTCAGATTTCCTGAAGCGGCTCCTTCGGGAAAGTGGGTGATCGAACTCAAGAACTTGAGCAAGCATTACGGAGAACTGCAGGTCTTCAATGAGGTGGACGTTGTAGTCGGTCGCGGAGAACGTATCGCCTTGGTCGGAGCCAACGGCGCGGGAAAATCTACGCTCTGCAGACTGATCAGCAAGCAAGAATCTCCCACTGACGGCGACGTCACTCACGGTCACAACGTCACGGTCGAGTTCTTTGCGCAAGAGGCAGAAAGCAAACTCAACCTGAATGCCACGGTACTCGAAGAGGCCGAAGCCGACAACCGCTCACTTTCCTATTCGCAATTGCGTGGACTGCTCGGAGCATTTTTATTTCAAGGCGATGACGTCGACAAGAAAGTCAGTGTGCTCTCCGGTGGTGAAAAATCCCGGCTTGCGCTTGCGAAGCTCCTTTTGCGGCCCGCGAATTTCCTGATCTTGGACGAGCCCACGAACCATCTCGACATGGCCTCGCAGGATGTCCTGCTTGATGCACTGAAGCACTACGGCGGCACATTGCTTGTTGTCAGCCATGATCGGCACTTCCTGGATAGACTTGTCGAGCGTGTGCTCGAGATGGAGAACGGCAAACTGCGCGACTGGCCGGGAACTTTGAGCGACTATCTTGAGAAAAAAGGGTTGACGGGTGACCAAGGCGGACTCTCAAAGTCGGCCAATGCACAAGCGGAAACATCGGCAAGCGACACACGCTCTAAGCAGAAGGAACTGAAGCGAATTGAAGCCGAGATTCGCAACAAGTTTTCAGCACAGATGCAGACACTCCGTGAAAGCTGTCGCAAATCCGAGGCGCGCATCGAGCAGTTAGAGGCGCGCCAAACTAAGATTGAGGCCCAGCTTTCCGAAGAATCATTCTATCAGGACCCCGAAAAATCAGGAACCGTATTGGCGGAGTACAAGAAACTCCGCGAAGAGCTCCCTCAATTGTATTCACGTTGGCAAGAGGCGGAAAACGAGCTCGTAGAGTTGGAAGAGATTAAGAATAAAGAACTTGAAAATGCACGAACGGGCGGAATCGCTTGACAATCCCCCCAAACGGTGCTATATTAAGTATTTACCATAACTAACCCCAGAACCCTCGGAAATGCCGGAAGAATCGCGAATAGCGGTCGTTGCTTTAGGCGGAAATGCCATTTCCCTGCCTGATGAGGTGGACACGATTTCAAACCAGTTCCGGCACTCTCGCGATGCTTTGCAGGGTGTATCCGAACTGATCCATCGCGGCTATAAACTCGCCGTGACGCACGGAAACGGTCCGCAAGTCGGCAATGCGCTCTTGCGAGTCGAACTTTCCGCCGATCGCGCGCCGACTCTTCCCTTAGGGATAATCGTCGCCGACACCGAAGGCGGCATGGGCTACATGATCGAACAGTGCTTGCAGAATGTCTTTCTGCGTCGCGGTTACGGTCATGTGGAAGTGGTTACGATTGTCACGCAAGTTCTGGTCGATCCGCAAGACTCCGCACTCAAGAATCCGACCAAATACATTGGTCAATTCTATTCCGAAGACGAAGCCAAAGTCAAAGTATCTGAGCAAGGCTGGACGGTCAAAGCCTTCGGTAACCGCGGTTATCGCAGAGTGGTAGGTAGTCCAATGCCACTCGAAATTTTGAACCGCGCGGTCATCAAACAGCTCGTGCATTCGGGAACGGTTGTGATTGCGGCCGGTGGCGGCGGAATTCCGGTCTATCAGGAATCCGACGGCTGGCTCGAGGGAGTGGACGCCGTCATAGACAAAGACCGGGCCTCAGCGGTGCTTGCACGCGACATCGAAGCGCAGGACCTTTTCATCGTCACTGCGACGCCGTATGTGTCGTTGAACTTCGGCTCGCCGGAACAGAAGGACCTAAAAAAGGTCACGCTCAGCGAAATCGAAAAGTACTACAACGATGGACATTTCCCCGCCGGGAGCATGGGGCCGAAGATCGAGGCCGCCATCAAATTCCTGCGCGAAGGCGGCGAACGTGTCTTGATTTGCGATCTTAGTCAGTTCATTGAGAGTCTTGACGGGCAAAGTGGAACATGGATATTGCCCGGTTAAGTTAAGAACGGAAAATTCATAAATGAAAATTCACGAGTATCAAGCGAAGAAAATCCTGTCGGGATTCGGCGTCCCCGTTCCCAAGGGCGGACCGGCGCTGAGTGTCGAAGAAGCTGTGAAGATCGGCCTGTCCTTGGGCAGTTTTCCCGTGGTGGTCAAGGCACAGATTCATGCAGGCGGCCGTGGAAAGGGCGGCGGTGTAAAACTCGCCAAGTCCGAATCAGAACTAAAAGAATATGCGTCCCAGATTTTGGGCATGCAGTTGATCACGCACCAGACCGGCCCTGAGGGCAAGAAAGTGCAGCGCCTGTTGATTGAACAGGGCATGAAGATCGACAAAGAATTTTACGCGGGTATTTTGCTTGACCGCGCGCAGTCCAAAGACGTCTTCATGGTTTCAACCGAAGGCGGCATGGACATCGAAGAAGTCGCGGCCAAGACGCCCGAGAGAATTGTCAAGGTCGCAATTGATCCGGCCAGCGGATTTCAGCCGTTTCATGCGCGCCGTTTAGCCTTCGCACTGGGGCTCTCTGGCAATGCCTTCAAGTCCGCGGTCAAAGCCTTCGCGAAACTGTATGCGGCGTACAGCGCGTCAGATTGCAATCTTCTCGAAATCAACCCGTTGATTTTGTCTGGCGACGAAATTATCGCGCTCGACGCCAAAGTCACGTTTGACGATAACGCGCTTTTCCGTCATGCGGATTTTGCCGAACTGCGCGACCTGACTGAAGAAGATCCCGCCGAAATCGAAGCCTCGAAGTCCAATTTGAATTTCATCAAGCTCGACGGCAACATCGGCTGCATGGTCAACGGCGCAGGCTTGGCGATGGCCACGATGGACATCATCAAGTTGCACGGCGGCGAACCCGCGAACTTCTTGGACGTCGGCGGCGGTGCAAATGCCGAATCGGTTTCGGCGGCGTTCAGAATTATTCTCGCTGACAAGAACGTGAAAGCGATCCTGATCAATATCTTCGGCGGCATCGTGCGCTGTGACCGCGTTGCTGCGGGTGTCATTGAAGCCGCCAAGTCCGAACACGTAGGAATCCCTGTAGTCGTCAGACTTGAAGGC
This region of Calditrichota bacterium genomic DNA includes:
- a CDS encoding ComEC/Rec2 family competence protein; the protein is MQPRRELSWLDVPALSFAMAGIVGAVGSLFVAVPRFFLLAVCISAVGAALTALLIARRRGVVVGLTYFTVACIVCLRGSSDIARYERASFVAQDPDTAAVHCRGVVIWKEESGHSGRVTRLLLSNLKLTLPDTTLYVGKLYLRLNVPANIADQCEIGDVIACEARIQSAEYYQRRTVRELCWTLRDRLIGTAKLAGDESFVVVHGTYNMRRATYDIRNKIFGVFEQYLRPDARAVAGALLLGSRTAFSTDFRNDLQTTGLAHLFALSGLNTGLLVSLFWLVLGWLRIPRRLRYLVLLMLLAFYTALGLGVPSLLRSSVMAALLITSRLLARPNHPLNLLLFAAGLELLVWPLHILDAGFHLSYLSMAGILAAYLALHKPIQDIVHIRNTSLAGRTVETLTSTLGAQLATAPSVALMFGRVPGLAIVANVIAIPIFSLLLVLILVLLLLAPLNDFLASAFARSIEALVSVFAVVTSVAAKVVGASFASLQHWFWTALAIVTQLAGIVFAFVGRGKIALTFALIAVNLLLWPSRFVSEPTARITSIGADGAECYLVHFGEINLLMGSGPEWEAERRAYQVTDALQSIGAARLNMLVAFDRKATDIGAAPAIIDAAKPELVLDFALPRDTRTSDRLDAACLLAGAKLLSGRVGEMWNVENTRVEIVDMDAQAKRFTIELTEGIECLRISYNGVQIENIEHSVTFHDCHLSAPLEFSASIRSWTKKENTWHGEAPKALELARLMSLPTGPKV
- a CDS encoding ribonuclease HII, with protein sequence MLEPKFTEIEDRVELALIASGYGSILGCDEAGRGPLAGPVVASAVEFRDCDVIWKCKDSKSLTPNARAELFDQLVSSVRFSISSLDAHQIDELNIRVASLQAMTNAALDLSATPDLVLVDGRDRLPQIVTSRAIVKGDARVATIAAASIIAKVTRDRLMLTFHEQYPEYGFDRHFGYPTAEHRKKLLQFGPCPIHRRSYRGVRELVENS
- a CDS encoding YraN family protein — protein: MKILRRKERALSDQEHGAWGEELASRHLASKGLKIIDRNWRNKAGELDLVARTDELLIFVEVKSSRHESEYLPEHRVNWKKQHKIKRLAAAYCKSHRLDQPIRYDIVSVVGEGKHIQIRHIENAFS
- a CDS encoding lamin tail domain-containing protein — protein: MYDPAGDEATDEFVELYNNSALPVQLQGWTISDGATEDTLADAGQGLLAAPNQFILIIDPDYVESGSTTYDGLVPESALIVTISNNTFGSRGLSNSSPETISIRNATGSLVAQYTYSIENESGHSDEKIRLAAPDDSSNWHSSLEVNGTPGRRNSVTPPDRDLSIVLMRATPDYPLANSNYELEVVIVNTGLQSLSSTVVIHADSSDGAVYVLDSLETTLVQPADTTVLSPIVRMPSSGIHELLAELTVLDDIASNDTLSLLITSDISQNGLLFNEIMSEPLPGRAEWVEFAVFGSTPVSTRGVFISDGNGIADSTKRFGLPELVVLPGSFFVLAADSSVLMENIPLESRLVILDASGFTLNNSGDSLVLYNSNGDVLERVDYRGNWGNGEAGVSLERLSSEIPTNEEQNWKSSVDPTGSTPGRMNSRSISSAHSQTTLSVAPSPFTPNDDGKDDVAEIRYQLEQPGHAVSVKIFDIRGREINRLTVSNSASSGVLLWDGRKSNGTTAPTARYVVLLEAENDNGSNSTARTTVILARPK
- a CDS encoding ATP-binding cassette domain-containing protein; this encodes MRLVQLENIGVYFPGRTLFEKINWAVFRSQRVGLVGVNGAGKSTLLKIIAGDSQPSDGKLVMTRDTTVGYLPQSGISFRGRELFAEAYSGLPDIPHLQEQLDHCREELSKKPDDQELLELVGVLEHRFHMLEGYRAEAKVASILGGLGFHERDFRRATDEFSGGWQMRIALSKLLLRDPDILLLDEPTNHLDLPTVVWLEGFLKSYDGAVILVSHDRKFLDGMVTEIAELQHGELTIYPGNYSEYESGREERAELLHREQEKVDAERKHLEKFVERFRYKASKATQAQSRIKRLEKLEDVEQLSGTKKIHFRFPEAAPSGKWVIELKNLSKHYGELQVFNEVDVVVGRGERIALVGANGAGKSTLCRLISKQESPTDGDVTHGHNVTVEFFAQEAESKLNLNATVLEEAEADNRSLSYSQLRGLLGAFLFQGDDVDKKVSVLSGGEKSRLALAKLLLRPANFLILDEPTNHLDMASQDVLLDALKHYGGTLLVVSHDRHFLDRLVERVLEMENGKLRDWPGTLSDYLEKKGLTGDQGGLSKSANAQAETSASDTRSKQKELKRIEAEIRNKFSAQMQTLRESCRKSEARIEQLEARQTKIEAQLSEESFYQDPEKSGTVLAEYKKLREELPQLYSRWQEAENELVELEEIKNKELENARTGGIA
- a CDS encoding carbamate kinase — its product is MPEESRIAVVALGGNAISLPDEVDTISNQFRHSRDALQGVSELIHRGYKLAVTHGNGPQVGNALLRVELSADRAPTLPLGIIVADTEGGMGYMIEQCLQNVFLRRGYGHVEVVTIVTQVLVDPQDSALKNPTKYIGQFYSEDEAKVKVSEQGWTVKAFGNRGYRRVVGSPMPLEILNRAVIKQLVHSGTVVIAAGGGGIPVYQESDGWLEGVDAVIDKDRASAVLARDIEAQDLFIVTATPYVSLNFGSPEQKDLKKVTLSEIEKYYNDGHFPAGSMGPKIEAAIKFLREGGERVLICDLSQFIESLDGQSGTWILPG
- the sucC gene encoding ADP-forming succinate--CoA ligase subunit beta, which translates into the protein MKIHEYQAKKILSGFGVPVPKGGPALSVEEAVKIGLSLGSFPVVVKAQIHAGGRGKGGGVKLAKSESELKEYASQILGMQLITHQTGPEGKKVQRLLIEQGMKIDKEFYAGILLDRAQSKDVFMVSTEGGMDIEEVAAKTPERIVKVAIDPASGFQPFHARRLAFALGLSGNAFKSAVKAFAKLYAAYSASDCNLLEINPLILSGDEIIALDAKVTFDDNALFRHADFAELRDLTEEDPAEIEASKSNLNFIKLDGNIGCMVNGAGLAMATMDIIKLHGGEPANFLDVGGGANAESVSAAFRIILADKNVKAILINIFGGIVRCDRVAAGVIEAAKSEHVGIPVVVRLEGNNADVAAKMLKDSGLNLTAATELTDAANKACAAVKG